A genome region from Hevea brasiliensis isolate MT/VB/25A 57/8 chromosome 7, ASM3005281v1, whole genome shotgun sequence includes the following:
- the LOC131181633 gene encoding uncharacterized protein LOC131181633, whose translation MFYAVIDVLELIMENSKSEQKAKASNLLDSLKSFDVAFSLHLMRNILGITYELSQALQRKDQDIVNAMTLVKISKQWLHLLQLVALDNQLETYILDTKSNAEFSNLTAISNLAEKNVKDKKESSVERAFSAMKIVKNQLRNRMGDQ comes from the exons ATGTTTTATGCTGTTATTGATGTGCTTGAGTTGATTATGGAAAATTCTAAGTCTGAACAGAAAGCTAAAGCATCCAATCTCCTTGATTCACTAAAATCTTTTGATGTTGCATTTAGCCTTCATTTGATGAGAAATATTCTAGGAATCACTTATGAACTGTCACAAGCTTTGCAAAGAAAAGATCAAGATATTGTGAATGCTATGACATTGGTCAAAATATCTAAACAATGGTTGCATCTAT TACAGCTTGTTGCTCTTGATAATCAATTGGAGACATATATTCTTGATACGAAGTCCAATGCTGAGTTTTCAAATTTGACAGCAATTAGCAATCTTGCTGAGAAAAATGTTAAAGACAAAAAGGAAT CTTCTGTCGAGAGAGCATTTTCTGCTATGAAGATTGTGAAGAATCAATTGCGCAATCGAATGGGAGATCAATAG